The proteins below come from a single Dermatophagoides farinae isolate YC_2012a chromosome 7, ASM2471394v1, whole genome shotgun sequence genomic window:
- the LOC124496407 gene encoding LOW QUALITY PROTEIN: unconventional myosin IC (The sequence of the model RefSeq protein was modified relative to this genomic sequence to represent the inferred CDS: deleted 1 base in 1 codon) — MENLHQRDRVGVDDCVLLDDYRDCELFLNNLRKRFNEDIIYTCIGQVLISINPYRELPIYNDSYKQSYANFNFYQLSPHIFAIADASFRVMVDEARDQCILISGESGAGKTEASKKILEYLSSVTSRSEHNIKEINNKLLFSNPVLEAFGNAKTSHNNNSSRFGKYMDVEFDYLGHPLAGHINIYLLEKSRVVYQSKNEQNFHIFYLLLRGSSDQMLTEFSLRRDPQNYFYLNQNADDDYQVDCDKFDIIRNALKMFDFSDEDEQGMFAIIAAILHLGNVGFFDEDDGKTIISNMKPVMTISKLLQCDVELLKQALVNRTIEARDEMMMTGLTRDQAIYARDALAKAIYQRLFVWLVSRLNNSLHSKRRQDKRKTVMGLLDIYGFEIFERNNFEQFCINYCNEKLQQLFIELTLKQEQEEYRREQIEWEPVEYFNNQIICDLIEEKHRGIIAFLDEECLRPGDPTDLTFLAKLDENISGHPHYCTVRQYHSKNNRQNGMIGHEMNQFRITHYAGNVDYEIDGFIDKNNDLLYRDLKKTMCSSNHPIIKQLFGHDELSIHRRPTTTATQFRQSLSDLMSLLSSKQPWYIRCIKPNNFQRSKFFDDQIVRHQIQYLGLMENLRVRRAGFAYRRNFNDFLERYKCLCPKTWPYYRGSFRDGVQELVDHFGFKADEYRMGLTKIFIRSPQSLFRIEDAFQQHKHVLATRIQALYRGWHTKEQYKKIRKSVIALQTNIRRYLAIQNYHRRRHAAHQIRAFIKGFITRNGPPNQFNQKFVRQVKIHWLTTLSESLPSSIIKHRWQMAPICCRETSRLLCNMHKQWLARRYCLAITPKRKEVLQEKVLAESLFKNKKQSYVVSIPEPFESNRLDGRMDEMRRNIFEMKFKVDDEKTQYCTMVNKYDRRGYNCRPRMLVITNKRFYLLEVKKTTLTMKESLSLSMIKMVTSSHSDGLFIVRIPIMKKEKGDLILECHPRLIELLTKFSAFAGQDKLSIDDGHMIEHQMSNGKKGQIQFVDGHRYEIMKRKDGQLQVIATSLSV, encoded by the exons atggaaaatcttcatcaacGTGATCGTGTcggtgttgatgattgtgttttacttgatgattatcgtgattgtgaattgtttttaaatAATCTACGAAAACGATTTAATGAAGATATTATCtat ACATGCATTGGCCAGGTtcttatttcaatcaatccataTAGAGAATTACCAATCTATAATGATAGTTACAAACAAAGTTAtgccaatttcaatttttatcaacTTTCACCGCACAT ATTTGCCATTGCTGATGCCTCATTTCGTGTAATGGTAGATGAAGCTCGTGATCAATGTATATTGATTTCAGGTGAAAGTGGTGCTGGTAAAACCGAAGCATCGAAAAAGATTCTCGAATATTTGTCTAGTGTGACTAGCCGATCGGAACATAATATCAAAgagatcaataataaattattgttttcaaatcCAGTACTTGAAGCATTTGGTAATGCTAAAACTagtcacaataataattcaagcCGATTCGGTAAATACATGGATGTTGAATTCGATTATCTCGGACATCCATTAGCTGGTCATATaaacatttatttgttgGAAAAATCTCGTGTCGTATATCAGAGTAAGAATGAAcagaattttcatattttctaCCTGTTACTTCGAGGATCGTCCGATCAAATGCTAACAGAATTCAGTCTTCGTCGTGATccacaaaattatttttatttgaatcaaaatgctGATGACGATTACCAAGTGGATTGTGATAAATTCGATATAATTCGAAATGctttgaaaatgtttgattttagCGACGAAGATGAACAGGGAATGTTTGCCATCATTGCTGCTATTCTACATCTAGGTAATGTTGGATTTttcgatgaagatgatggcAAAACTATCATATCGAATATGAAACCAGTGATGACAATAAGTAAATTATTACAATGTGATGTTGAATTGCTCAAACAAGCATTGGTTAATCGTACGATCGAAGCCAgagatgaaatgatgatgaccggaTTGACACGTGATCAGGCTATCTATGCTCGAGATGCATTGGCTAAAGCCATTTATCAACGGCTATTCGTATGGCTTGTATCAAGACTCAACAATTCTTTGCATTCGAAACGACGACAAGATAAACGTAAAACAGTAATGGGATTACTTGACATTTATGgatttgaaatatttgaaagAAATAATTTCGAACAATTTTGCATCAAttattgtaatgaaaaacttCAACAATTGTTTATTGAATTGACGCTCAAACAAGAACAGGAAGAATATCGACGAGAACAGATTGAG tGGGAACCGGTCGAatatttcaataatcaaatcatttgtgatctaattgaagaaaaacatCGTGGAATCATTGCCTTTTTGGATGAAGAATGTTTACGTCCAGGTGATCCTACTGATTTGACTTTTTTGGCGaaattggatgaaaatatttccgGTCATCCACATTATTGTACAGTGCGACAATATCATTCGAAAAACAATCGTCAAAATGGAATGATTGGTCATGAgatgaatcaatttcgaATTACTCATTATGCCGGCAATGTTGATTATGAGATTGATGGATTCatagataaaaataatgatctaCTGTATCGTGATCTGAAAAAGACCATGTGTTCATCCAATCATCCCATTATCAAACAATTGTTTGGTCATGATGAATTATCAATTCATCGGCGGCCAACTACTACAGCCACACAATTTCGACAAAGTCTATCCGATTTAATGTCATTACTATCCTCTAAACAACCATGGTATATTCGTTGTATAAAgccaaataattttcaacgaAGCAAATTTTTCGACGATCAAATCGTCcgtcatcaaattcaatatttagGCCTTATGGAAAATCTTCGTGTTAGACGGGCAGGGTTTGCTTATCGTCgtaattttaatgatttccTTGAACGTTATAAATGTCTTTGTCCGAAGACTTGGCCTTATTATCGAGGATCATTTCGAGATGGTGTCCAAGAGCTAGTCGATCATTTTGGATTCAAAGCAGATGAATACCGAATGGGTTTGactaaaattttcattcgatctCCTCAAAGTTTGTTTCGAATCGAAGATGCATTTCAACAGCACAAACATGTTCTTGCTACACGAATTCAAGCC TTATATCGTGGATGGCATACAAAGgaacaatacaaaaaaattcgaaaatcgGTTATTGCATTGCAGACAAATATTCGTCGTTATCTCGCtatacaaaattatcatcgaaGACGTCATGCAGCACATCAGATTCGAGCATTCATTAAAGGTTTTATCACCCGAAACGGACCACcgaatcaattcaatcaaaag TTTGTACGGCAAGTGAAAATTCATTGGCTCACAACACTTAGTGAATCACTGCCATCTTCGATTATAAAACACCGATGGCAAATGGCACCGATTTGTTGCCGGGAAACATCACGATTGTTATGTAATATGCATAAACAATGGTTGGCTCGTCGTTATTGTCTGGCTATTACGCCCAAACGTAAAGAAGTGTTACAGGAAAAAGTATTGGCTGAAAGTTTGtttaagaataaaaaacaatcttATGTGGTAAGCATTCCCGAaccattcgaatcgaatcgtcTTG ATGGTCGAATGGACGAAATGCGACGCAATATtttcgaaatgaaatttaaagttgatgatgaaaaaactcAGTATTGTACGATGGTCAATAAATACGATCGCCGTGGTTATAATTGTCGACCACGAATGTTGGTCATAACCAATAAACGGTTCTATTTGCTAGAGGTGAAAAAAACCACCCTAACAATGAAAGAATCGTTATCACTTAGTATGATCAAAATGGTCACCAGTAGCCATAGCGATGGATTATTCATCGTACGGATACCCATAATGAAAAAGGAAAAG GGCGATCTCATTTTGGAATGTCATCCTAGACTGATTGAATTATTGACCAAATTTTCCGCATTCGCTGGTCAGGATAAATTGTCCATCGATGATGGTCATATGATTGAACATCAAATGTCAAATGGTAAAAAAGGTCAAATACAATTTGTCGATGGTCATCGTTATGAAATTATGAAACGAAAAGATGGTCAATTACAAGTG